From the genome of Solidesulfovibrio carbinolicus, one region includes:
- a CDS encoding NAD-dependent epimerase, translating into MNILVTGAAGFIGFHLCRRFLSMGFHVTGLDNLNPYYSVALKQERIGLLSADAEFHFVKEDMADRAAMDRVFDAGGFNYVVNLAAQAGVRHSLKCPEDYINANIIGYFNILENCRQHKVDHFVFASSSSVYGLNTKMPFSVHDNVDHPISLYAASKKSNELMAHSYSYLFGLPCTGLRFFTVYGPWGRPDMALFLFTKAILEGNPIQVFNHGQMERDFTYIDDIVEGVVRVTQNIPKPNPDWNPASPDPSSSVSPYKLYNIGNNNSVTLLQFIEAIEEALGKEAIKEFLPLQPGDVPATCADIDDLIKDVGFKPATNIKTGIANFIAWYRDYYGQ; encoded by the coding sequence ATGAATATCCTTGTCACCGGCGCGGCCGGCTTCATCGGCTTCCATCTGTGTCGCCGTTTCTTGTCCATGGGTTTTCACGTCACCGGACTGGACAACCTCAATCCGTACTATTCCGTTGCCCTGAAACAAGAACGCATCGGCCTGCTTTCGGCTGACGCGGAATTCCATTTCGTCAAGGAAGACATGGCCGACCGGGCGGCCATGGACCGCGTGTTTGACGCCGGCGGCTTCAATTACGTGGTCAACCTGGCTGCCCAGGCCGGCGTGCGCCACAGCCTGAAATGCCCGGAAGACTACATCAACGCCAATATCATTGGCTATTTTAACATCTTGGAAAATTGCCGCCAGCACAAGGTCGACCATTTCGTGTTTGCCTCGTCGAGCTCGGTCTACGGCCTCAACACCAAGATGCCCTTTTCCGTGCACGACAACGTGGACCATCCCATCAGCCTGTACGCGGCTTCCAAGAAGTCCAACGAGCTCATGGCCCACAGCTACAGCTATCTTTTCGGCCTTCCCTGCACGGGGTTGCGCTTTTTCACGGTCTACGGCCCCTGGGGCCGGCCGGACATGGCCCTGTTCCTTTTTACCAAGGCCATCCTCGAAGGCAATCCCATCCAGGTGTTCAACCACGGCCAGATGGAACGCGACTTCACCTACATCGACGACATTGTCGAAGGTGTGGTGCGTGTGACGCAAAACATTCCCAAACCCAATCCCGATTGGAATCCGGCTTCGCCCGATCCCAGCTCCAGCGTTTCGCCGTACAAGCTCTACAACATCGGCAACAACAACAGCGTGACGCTGTTGCAGTTCATTGAAGCCATTGAAGAGGCCTTGGGCAAGGAAGCGATCAAGGAATTCCTGCCGCTCCAGCCCGGCGACGTGCCGGCCACTTGCGCCGACATCGACGACCTCATCAAGGACGTGGGCTTCAAGCCGGCCACCAACATCAAGACCGGCATCGCCAATTTCATTGCCTGGTACCGTGACTATTACGGGCAATGA
- a CDS encoding GAK system XXXCH domain-containing protein, with product MEFKTTKRDLEAVFAKIQSQVEDATLPDEESVNRLARLARKMHQLADEDWMDEAEDFSHLAGQLLNAVKKGDVEGCVMLVESLDDAQSFCHRTFRD from the coding sequence ATGGAATTCAAGACCACGAAACGTGATCTCGAAGCTGTATTCGCCAAAATACAGAGCCAGGTCGAAGACGCGACGCTGCCAGATGAAGAATCGGTCAATCGCCTTGCCCGCCTCGCCCGCAAGATGCATCAGCTTGCCGACGAAGACTGGATGGACGAAGCCGAGGATTTTTCCCACCTCGCCGGGCAGTTGCTCAACGCGGTCAAGAAAGGCGATGTCGAGGGCTGCGTCATGCTCGTCGAATCCCTCGACGACGCCCAGTCCTTTTGCCATCGCACTTTCCGCGATTAG
- a CDS encoding ParA family protein: MARVIVIANQKGGVGKTTTAVNLAASLAVMEKKVLLIDCDPQANASSGLSIYQDQISENLYSVLFDPENARKAFVGTELPFLTVLPSAPDLVAADIELVDKPGREFYMRRLVEAVQDEFDYILLDCPPSLGLVTLNALCAATEMLVPLQCEYYALEGIAQLLRTYDQVRKRLNPRLRLLGVVLTMYDGRNKLNRHVKREVWKCFPKLYFQTLIPRNIRLSEAPSYGKPALTHDVKSRGAEAYISLAQEVVRRQTAA, from the coding sequence ATGGCTCGTGTCATCGTGATCGCCAATCAGAAAGGCGGCGTGGGCAAAACCACCACGGCCGTCAATCTGGCCGCCTCCCTGGCGGTGATGGAAAAAAAAGTCCTGCTCATCGACTGCGACCCCCAGGCCAACGCCAGCAGCGGATTGTCCATCTACCAAGACCAGATCAGCGAAAATCTCTACTCCGTCCTGTTCGATCCGGAGAACGCCCGCAAGGCCTTTGTCGGCACCGAACTGCCCTTCCTCACCGTGTTGCCCTCGGCCCCGGATCTGGTGGCCGCCGATATCGAACTGGTGGACAAGCCTGGCCGCGAATTCTACATGCGCCGGCTGGTCGAAGCCGTGCAGGACGAGTTTGACTACATCTTGCTGGATTGCCCGCCGTCCCTGGGGCTGGTGACGCTCAACGCCCTGTGCGCGGCCACGGAAATGCTCGTGCCGCTGCAGTGCGAATACTACGCCCTGGAAGGCATAGCCCAGCTGCTGCGCACCTACGATCAGGTCCGCAAACGCCTCAATCCGCGCCTGCGCCTGCTCGGCGTGGTGCTCACCATGTACGACGGCCGCAACAAGCTCAATCGCCACGTCAAGCGCGAGGTCTGGAAGTGTTTCCCCAAGCTCTATTTCCAGACCCTCATTCCGCGCAATATCCGCTTGTCCGAAGCCCCCAGCTACGGCAAGCCCGCGCTCACCCACGACGTCAAGTCGCGCGGAGCCGAAGCCTACATCAGCCTGGCTCAGGAAGTCGTCCGGCGACAGACCGCCGCCTAG
- a CDS encoding ParB/RepB/Spo0J family partition protein, which produces MAQAQKGLGRGLEALLGGFGEADASPSEVRLLPLDDIRANPEQPRRTFSEESLAELAASIREQGLLQPVLVRPLPGHGRHSHEIVAGERRWRAARLAGLTEIPALVREVDDETGFALALVENLQREDLNPMEEAAGYQLLVSRYGLSQEAVAAKVGKSRSAVANSLRLTTLDEAVRADLAAGKLTAGHARALLSLPEGELRDALWRRVVDGGISVREAEAAAAYTKTHGRLPEAGAMADAPRKRGPKPVPDARLKGLEAVLTERVGVLVKTTGSADHGRLTFHFSSRRELEGLLERFALSPAALGEDA; this is translated from the coding sequence ATGGCGCAAGCCCAAAAAGGTTTGGGACGCGGACTCGAAGCCCTGCTCGGCGGGTTTGGCGAAGCCGACGCCTCGCCAAGCGAAGTGCGTCTGCTCCCCCTGGACGACATCCGGGCCAATCCCGAGCAACCCCGACGCACCTTCAGCGAGGAGTCCCTGGCTGAGCTGGCCGCGTCCATCCGCGAACAAGGTCTGCTCCAGCCCGTGCTGGTGCGCCCCCTGCCCGGCCATGGCCGCCACAGCCACGAGATCGTGGCCGGCGAACGCCGCTGGCGGGCCGCCCGGTTGGCCGGACTGACCGAAATACCCGCCCTGGTGCGCGAGGTGGACGACGAGACCGGCTTTGCCCTGGCCCTGGTCGAAAACCTCCAGCGCGAAGATCTAAATCCCATGGAAGAGGCCGCCGGCTATCAGCTGCTCGTCAGCCGCTATGGCCTGAGCCAGGAGGCCGTGGCCGCCAAGGTCGGCAAGAGCCGATCGGCCGTGGCCAACAGCCTGCGTCTGACCACCCTGGACGAAGCCGTGCGGGCCGATCTGGCCGCCGGCAAGCTCACCGCCGGCCATGCCCGGGCGCTGCTGTCCCTGCCTGAGGGGGAATTGCGCGACGCTCTATGGCGGCGGGTGGTGGACGGCGGCATCAGCGTGCGCGAGGCCGAGGCCGCCGCCGCTTACACCAAGACTCACGGCCGGTTGCCCGAAGCCGGGGCCATGGCCGACGCCCCGCGCAAACGCGGCCCCAAGCCGGTCCCGGACGCGCGCCTCAAGGGCCTGGAAGCCGTGCTCACCGAACGGGTCGGGGTGCTGGTCAAAACCACGGGCTCGGCCGACCACGGCCGCCTCACCTTCCATTTCAGTTCGCGCCGTGAACTCGAAGGGCTGCTGGAACGCTTTGCGCTCTCTCCCGCCGCCCTGGGAGAAGACGCGTGA
- a CDS encoding bifunctional heptose 7-phosphate kinase/heptose 1-phosphate adenyltransferase has product MNPDPGLLPDLARLSAALDAMAGKAVLVLGDAMLDHYLMGEVGRISPEAPVPVVKVGRERHLAGGAGNVARNIAALGAKPLLVSATGDDDAGRMLGTLLERDGVESLLVRDRSRPTTIKTRIIAQNQQVVRVDRESDAPLADKARQGLMAALPALVTKADVVIVSDYAKGVVGPDLMAALRAAVAACDPRPMILVDPKPANLACYAGVDLLTPNLKETLEMAGSAAVSRETGPRRVLRAGLALFKTVRCRHLCVTLGPDGIALFRTPSDVAHIPTAARRVYDVTGAGDSVMAALACGLAAGLDLLDACMLSNYCAGIAVSQVGAAAVSRDELAAALAEAAVPEVERWL; this is encoded by the coding sequence GTGAATCCGGACCCGGGGCTGCTCCCCGATCTGGCCCGGCTGTCCGCCGCGTTGGACGCCATGGCCGGCAAGGCCGTGCTGGTCCTGGGCGACGCCATGCTCGACCACTATCTCATGGGCGAGGTGGGCCGCATTTCCCCGGAAGCGCCGGTGCCGGTGGTCAAGGTGGGCCGCGAGCGCCATCTGGCCGGCGGGGCCGGCAACGTGGCCCGCAACATCGCCGCCCTGGGGGCCAAGCCCCTGCTCGTCTCGGCCACGGGCGACGACGACGCCGGCCGGATGCTCGGCACGCTCCTGGAACGCGACGGCGTCGAGAGCCTGCTCGTGCGCGACCGCAGCCGGCCGACCACGATAAAAACCCGCATCATCGCCCAGAACCAGCAGGTGGTGCGGGTGGACCGCGAATCCGACGCGCCCCTGGCCGACAAGGCCCGCCAAGGACTCATGGCCGCCCTGCCTGCGCTGGTGACCAAGGCCGACGTGGTCATCGTCTCGGACTACGCCAAGGGCGTTGTCGGCCCGGACCTCATGGCCGCCCTGCGCGCCGCCGTGGCCGCCTGTGACCCCAGGCCCATGATCCTGGTCGATCCCAAGCCGGCCAACCTGGCCTGCTACGCCGGGGTCGATCTGCTCACGCCCAATCTCAAGGAAACCCTGGAAATGGCCGGCTCCGCCGCCGTGTCCCGGGAAACCGGCCCGCGCCGGGTGCTGCGGGCCGGCTTGGCCCTTTTCAAAACCGTGCGCTGCCGCCATCTGTGTGTGACCCTTGGCCCGGACGGCATCGCGCTTTTCCGCACACCTTCGGATGTGGCCCACATTCCCACCGCTGCCCGGCGCGTCTACGACGTCACCGGCGCGGGCGATTCGGTCATGGCCGCTCTGGCCTGCGGCCTGGCCGCCGGGCTTGACCTTTTGGACGCTTGCATGCTCTCCAATTATTGCGCCGGCATCGCCGTGTCCCAGGTGGGCGCGGCCGCCGTTTCCCGCGACGAACTGGCCGCCGCCCTGGCCGAGGCGGCCGTCCCGGAGGTCGAGCGCTGGTTGTAA
- a CDS encoding STAS domain-containing protein, producing the protein MPTASSAKPAWTLAKGDTPADIVLTGEIDFTATPAVRQQLLAAMDGGAPEIVLHLAGLDYVDSSGLALFIEAKKRLAEAGRTIRIADISPQVAKIFHLTQLGELFGLPE; encoded by the coding sequence ATGCCTACCGCTTCTTCCGCCAAGCCTGCCTGGACGCTGGCAAAAGGCGACACGCCTGCCGACATCGTGCTGACCGGTGAGATCGATTTCACCGCCACCCCGGCCGTGCGGCAGCAGTTGTTGGCCGCCATGGACGGCGGCGCGCCCGAGATCGTGTTGCATCTGGCCGGCCTGGACTATGTCGACAGCTCCGGCCTGGCCCTTTTTATCGAGGCTAAAAAACGCCTGGCCGAGGCCGGGCGCACCATCCGCATTGCCGACATTTCGCCCCAGGTGGCCAAGATTTTCCACCTCACCCAACTCGGCGAGCTGTTCGGGCTGCCCGAATAG
- a CDS encoding ABC transporter permease, with amino-acid sequence MARKQDDLGVLVGLAADLMRCAGRALRPWRPEKPYLRARTISHLAWVGADSLAIVSVIAACVGIILSLQAAIQLEKVGAMSYVANLVGFSLVTELGPLLTCLILSGRAGAAFTAEIATMRISEEIDALAVMGIDPVRFLVWPKFVAMAVMAPLLTLWADAVGITAGGIFSSLALGLSGKVYFNQIAYFLGFKDLLSGLVKSAGFGVAITVISCWQGFLAREGAADVGRRTTAAVVQSIFVMILLDLFFTALNYIFR; translated from the coding sequence ATGGCCAGGAAACAGGACGATCTGGGCGTGCTGGTCGGCTTGGCCGCCGACCTCATGCGCTGCGCCGGCCGGGCGCTTCGCCCTTGGCGGCCGGAAAAGCCCTACCTGCGTGCCCGCACCATCAGCCACTTGGCCTGGGTCGGGGCCGATTCCCTGGCTATCGTCAGCGTCATTGCCGCCTGCGTCGGCATTATCCTGTCCTTGCAAGCCGCCATCCAGCTCGAAAAGGTCGGGGCTATGAGCTATGTGGCCAATCTGGTGGGCTTTTCCCTGGTCACCGAGCTTGGGCCGCTACTCACCTGCCTCATCCTTTCGGGCCGGGCCGGCGCGGCCTTTACGGCTGAAATCGCCACCATGCGCATCAGCGAAGAAATCGACGCCCTGGCCGTCATGGGCATCGACCCGGTGCGCTTTCTGGTCTGGCCGAAATTCGTGGCCATGGCCGTCATGGCTCCCCTGCTCACGCTTTGGGCCGACGCCGTGGGCATCACCGCCGGCGGCATTTTCTCCTCCCTGGCTCTGGGCCTGTCCGGCAAGGTCTATTTCAACCAGATCGCCTATTTTCTGGGCTTTAAGGACTTGCTGTCGGGCTTGGTCAAGAGCGCCGGCTTTGGCGTGGCCATTACGGTCATCTCCTGCTGGCAAGGGTTTCTGGCCCGGGAGGGCGCGGCCGACGTGGGCCGGCGCACCACCGCCGCCGTGGTCCAGTCGATTTTCGTCATGATCCTTTTGGATTTGTTTTTTACCGCCCTCAATTATATCTTCCGCTAA
- a CDS encoding ABC transporter ATP-binding protein, with translation MSGRLESPDIALSDVSVGYGERTVLAGVTTVLPGGKVSVILGGSGCGKSTLLRNIIGLVPIQRGRIVLGGHDMAEIAEAERLNVRRRMGVLFQDGALLGSLRLGENIALPLREHTELTDSLIEEIVRLKLKLVGLADFMDYFPSELSGGMRKRAGLARAMALDPAVLLCDEPTSGLDPITAADMDQLILELRATFDMTIVVVTHDLESLYAIADHVVVLSAGRMLFEGPLDRLAASDDPFIHQFLARQPSRESRILGGSWSAMVDSRRQCAVGRG, from the coding sequence GTGTCCGGCCGCCTGGAATCTCCCGACATCGCCCTGTCCGACGTCAGCGTCGGCTACGGCGAACGCACCGTGCTTGCCGGCGTCACCACCGTGCTGCCCGGGGGCAAGGTGAGCGTCATCCTGGGCGGGTCGGGCTGCGGCAAATCGACGCTGCTGCGCAACATCATCGGCCTTGTCCCCATCCAAAGGGGCCGCATCGTCCTTGGCGGCCACGACATGGCCGAAATCGCCGAGGCCGAGCGGCTTAACGTCCGCCGCCGCATGGGCGTGCTCTTTCAGGACGGGGCGCTGCTGGGGTCCCTGCGCCTGGGCGAAAACATCGCCCTGCCCCTGCGAGAGCACACGGAACTGACGGATTCGCTCATCGAGGAGATTGTGCGTTTAAAGCTCAAGCTCGTGGGGCTGGCCGACTTCATGGACTATTTCCCCAGCGAACTCTCGGGCGGCATGCGCAAACGGGCCGGTCTGGCCCGGGCCATGGCCCTGGATCCGGCCGTGCTCTTGTGCGACGAGCCGACCTCGGGCCTGGACCCCATCACCGCCGCCGACATGGACCAGCTGATCCTGGAACTACGGGCCACCTTCGACATGACTATCGTGGTGGTCACCCACGATCTGGAAAGCCTCTACGCCATCGCCGACCACGTGGTGGTCTTAAGCGCCGGCCGGATGCTGTTCGAGGGGCCGCTGGACCGTCTGGCCGCCAGCGACGATCCGTTCATCCACCAGTTTCTGGCCCGCCAGCCCAGCCGGGAAAGCCGCATCCTTGGCGGCAGCTGGAGCGCCATGGTCGATAGCCGGCGTCAATGCGCCGTGGGGAGGGGCTGA
- a CDS encoding MlaD family protein translates to MLTAKASRSDYLKAAGALALGLVILGGFMVVLGGNWFWVKYDHYLIRFTAIKDLSRGRPVKYAGLDVGRVEDITLDVNDPRYIGVTVAIRQGFPLFGGTVARIAQKGLVGDYYVLLELRGQPGEKIPPGSAIAAITTMDVQELAAKAGEMLDDIRPKINEIAENISLLFTPENTESLKKALEGTPRLVEDLRLAANDFRRNWEALSGKGGKAAETLDASLKRMDKVVTTVEGELTKTLATFRTQAEHVGGLTSDVRQGFNYDQEQLEEILRNLNRTSREVRELASRLRERPWELLRPPSGPAR, encoded by the coding sequence ATGCTGACGGCCAAGGCCAGCCGGTCGGACTATCTCAAGGCGGCCGGGGCGCTGGCCCTGGGGCTGGTCATTCTCGGCGGCTTCATGGTGGTGCTGGGCGGCAACTGGTTCTGGGTGAAATACGACCACTACTTGATCCGTTTCACGGCCATCAAGGATTTGAGCCGGGGCCGGCCGGTCAAGTACGCTGGTCTGGACGTGGGCCGGGTCGAGGACATCACCCTGGATGTTAACGATCCCCGCTATATCGGCGTTACCGTGGCTATTCGCCAAGGATTTCCGCTCTTTGGCGGCACCGTGGCCCGCATTGCCCAGAAGGGGCTGGTGGGTGACTACTACGTGTTGCTGGAACTGCGCGGCCAGCCCGGGGAGAAAATTCCCCCTGGCTCAGCCATTGCGGCCATCACCACCATGGACGTGCAGGAGCTGGCCGCCAAGGCCGGCGAGATGCTTGACGACATCCGCCCGAAAATAAACGAAATAGCCGAGAACATCAGTCTGCTGTTCACGCCGGAAAACACCGAATCCCTGAAGAAAGCCCTGGAAGGCACGCCCAGGTTGGTGGAAGACCTGCGTTTGGCGGCCAACGATTTTCGCCGCAACTGGGAAGCGCTCTCGGGCAAGGGCGGCAAGGCGGCCGAGACCCTGGACGCGTCGCTTAAGCGCATGGACAAGGTCGTAACCACCGTGGAAGGCGAGCTGACCAAGACCCTGGCCACCTTTCGGACCCAGGCCGAGCACGTGGGCGGGCTGACCAGCGACGTGCGCCAGGGATTCAACTACGATCAGGAACAGCTCGAAGAAATTTTGCGCAACCTCAACCGGACGAGCCGCGAGGTCCGGGAGCTGGCTTCCCGTTTGCGGGAGCGGCCCTGGGAACTCTTGCGGCCGCCATCAGGACCAGCTCGATGA
- a CDS encoding ABC-type transport auxiliary lipoprotein family protein, translating to MKCLSLLGRVALTGLLAVSLAGCFGKPPPEQRYLRVALGETPCPGSASQQHRLPIAFKPLRTMENLDRTAVMTAQNNVLTASLQYYWEGAPQDVVGTTLRQGLECQSSAVTPVDYQPRVDRSAVLSGELTAFNVDYTDGGRFVVSLRLDLWSKDMGTRLSSGEFNAYAPLTDFKGSTIAAAASDALGRIVPKVVTWMDQGLPKLEKAVERQ from the coding sequence ATGAAATGCCTTTCCCTTCTCGGACGTGTGGCCCTGACCGGGCTTTTGGCCGTGTCCCTGGCCGGCTGCTTCGGCAAGCCGCCGCCCGAACAGCGCTATCTGCGCGTGGCCCTGGGCGAGACCCCCTGCCCGGGCTCGGCCAGCCAGCAGCACCGGCTGCCCATCGCCTTCAAGCCGCTGAGGACCATGGAAAACCTCGACCGCACCGCGGTCATGACGGCCCAGAACAACGTGCTGACCGCCAGCCTGCAGTACTACTGGGAAGGCGCGCCCCAGGACGTGGTCGGAACCACCCTGCGCCAGGGGCTGGAATGCCAGTCCTCGGCCGTGACCCCTGTGGACTACCAACCCCGTGTGGACCGCTCGGCCGTGCTGTCCGGCGAACTCACCGCCTTCAACGTGGACTACACCGACGGCGGCCGGTTCGTGGTGTCCCTGCGGCTGGACCTCTGGAGCAAGGACATGGGCACGCGGCTGTCCTCGGGCGAGTTCAACGCCTATGCGCCGCTGACCGACTTCAAGGGGTCCACCATCGCCGCCGCCGCGTCCGATGCCCTGGGCCGGATCGTGCCCAAGGTGGTTACCTGGATGGACCAGGGTCTGCCCAAGCTCGAAAAGGCCGTGGAGCGGCAATAG
- a CDS encoding TetR/AcrR family transcriptional regulator, whose translation MAQDDYHHGNLRQALLDAGEKLLETKGVEGLSMRALARTTGVSHAAPYRHFADKADLLAALAARGFARLAETLVAVAAAHGDDPQREYLVACRRYMELGMDAPAMYRLMFGQQQPGVGDQPELAQAGQAAYEALLGAMARGRAAGTLGEVDDEAKATAVWSMVHGVTELAISGRLEPCAGDRLEILALGEQMCSLLLSGLAAREHAT comes from the coding sequence ATGGCCCAAGACGACTATCATCATGGAAATTTGCGCCAGGCGCTTCTGGATGCCGGGGAGAAACTGCTGGAGACCAAAGGCGTGGAGGGGCTCAGCATGCGCGCCCTGGCCCGGACCACCGGGGTGAGCCACGCCGCGCCGTACCGGCATTTCGCGGACAAGGCCGATCTCTTGGCCGCCCTGGCCGCGCGGGGCTTCGCCCGGCTGGCCGAGACGCTTGTCGCCGTGGCCGCCGCACATGGGGACGATCCGCAACGGGAATATCTGGTCGCCTGTCGGCGCTATATGGAACTGGGCATGGATGCGCCGGCCATGTACCGGCTGATGTTTGGCCAGCAGCAACCAGGCGTCGGCGATCAGCCGGAACTGGCCCAGGCCGGACAAGCCGCCTATGAGGCCTTGCTTGGGGCCATGGCCCGGGGCAGGGCGGCGGGAACCCTTGGTGAGGTGGATGACGAAGCCAAGGCCACGGCCGTGTGGTCCATGGTCCACGGGGTCACGGAGCTGGCCATCAGCGGTCGTCTGGAGCCTTGCGCCGGGGATCGGCTGGAGATTTTGGCCCTGGGCGAGCAGATGTGTTCGCTGTTGCTTTCCGGTCTGGCTGCGCGGGAGCACGCGACCTGA
- a CDS encoding NAD(P)H-dependent oxidoreductase: MAENWLVLDALGAAGEVGEALRKAVQGEAASRGVSCRFVTIPSSGLPSCRGCFSCWTKTPGQCRLADDGLGLSASIAASTAVVLLTPVVLGGHAPGLRLSMERAVLPNLLPYFSKIDGRSRHPNRYPSPPALYGIGLTVERDPESAGLFCSLVARNASNMRSPRHGAGVVCRAEGEAGAAAVVKSVLGDGVRPDARPLSIVALLGSPKPRGGVSASLANHVQAWLTGHGAVVRPFSLAAARQDEEAFGAMAEALGEADGAYLSFPVYADAIPGAAVEVLERLCAYRREIAPDGAQGFFAVANCGFPEPANCEAPLAMCRLFARQADFAWLGGVGVGGGGLYEGRPLSSFGFLSAAARRALEAKAALLVSPMPPDLAQTGDILIPCPLPDRVYQWMADRGWQKALGGKDGIRDALARPYAVPGASS, from the coding sequence ATGGCCGAAAACTGGCTGGTGCTCGATGCCCTGGGCGCGGCGGGCGAAGTCGGCGAGGCGCTGCGTAAGGCTGTGCAAGGCGAAGCGGCGTCCAGGGGCGTGTCGTGTCGGTTCGTGACTATCCCGTCGTCCGGTTTGCCGTCGTGCCGGGGATGTTTTTCCTGCTGGACCAAAACGCCGGGCCAGTGCCGTCTGGCCGACGACGGTCTGGGCTTGTCGGCGTCCATTGCCGCCAGCACGGCCGTGGTCCTGCTCACCCCGGTGGTCCTGGGCGGTCATGCCCCGGGGTTGCGACTGTCCATGGAACGGGCGGTGCTGCCCAATCTGCTGCCTTACTTCTCCAAGATCGATGGCCGGTCGCGTCATCCCAACCGCTACCCTAGCCCGCCGGCCCTGTACGGCATTGGCCTGACCGTCGAACGCGACCCGGAATCGGCGGGGCTTTTTTGCAGCCTTGTGGCGCGCAACGCGTCCAACATGCGTTCGCCCAGGCACGGGGCGGGCGTGGTGTGCAGGGCTGAAGGCGAGGCCGGGGCGGCAGCCGTGGTCAAGTCGGTTTTGGGCGATGGTGTGCGGCCCGACGCCCGGCCGCTTTCCATCGTGGCCTTGCTCGGTTCGCCCAAGCCGCGCGGCGGGGTCTCGGCGTCGCTGGCGAACCATGTGCAGGCTTGGCTGACGGGCCATGGGGCGGTGGTGCGGCCGTTTTCCTTGGCGGCCGCCCGGCAGGACGAAGAGGCGTTCGGGGCCATGGCCGAGGCGTTGGGCGAGGCCGACGGCGCGTATCTGTCGTTTCCGGTCTATGCCGACGCCATCCCGGGCGCGGCGGTGGAGGTGCTGGAGCGGCTGTGCGCCTATCGCCGGGAGATCGCGCCGGATGGGGCGCAAGGTTTTTTTGCCGTGGCCAATTGCGGGTTTCCCGAGCCGGCCAACTGTGAAGCGCCTTTGGCGATGTGTCGGTTGTTCGCCCGGCAGGCGGATTTTGCCTGGCTTGGCGGCGTGGGCGTCGGCGGCGGCGGCCTGTACGAGGGCCGGCCGCTTTCGTCTTTTGGCTTCCTGAGCGCGGCCGCGCGGCGGGCCTTGGAGGCCAAGGCGGCGCTGCTGGTGTCGCCGATGCCGCCGGATCTGGCCCAGACCGGCGATATTCTGATCCCCTGCCCCCTGCCGGACCGGGTCTATCAATGGATGGCCGACCGGGGCTGGCAAAAGGCGCTAGGCGGCAAGGACGGAATACGGGATGCTCTCGCCCGGCCCTATGCCGTGCCCGGCGCTTCTTCGTAA
- a CDS encoding glycosyltransferase family protein — MRIVTLHHMGFAAILRKLGHDVLTISGTASADVRLIEPLTASKFLEVLAARGFKPDLVLWYDACQPPWVFGFERLPSVVIGYSVDQYMHPWHMPYSAAFDAVLVAQKDYLPLFATAPTGRPAQWLPLFCDPARDVDPGGERDIPVSFVGTFGGAANPGRKPFLDAFKTAAPLFCKQGAYAPVFGRSRIVLNQSAAGELNFRLFEAMACGAAVLTEATGNGLAELFTPGTDVLTYPRGDAVQAAATAKAALADPAALAALARAGKRHVLANHTLVQRARHIIALAEELAAAGAPARRLAAISAVDGELRKAYAMLATDEHLPLQVQVREMYLKMAGGLR, encoded by the coding sequence ATGCGCATCGTCACCCTGCACCACATGGGCTTTGCCGCCATCTTGCGCAAGCTCGGCCACGACGTGCTGACCATAAGCGGCACGGCAAGCGCCGACGTGCGCCTGATCGAGCCGCTAACCGCCTCGAAATTCCTGGAAGTCCTGGCCGCGCGAGGCTTCAAGCCCGATCTCGTGCTGTGGTACGACGCCTGCCAGCCGCCCTGGGTGTTCGGCTTCGAGCGCCTGCCCTCGGTGGTCATCGGCTATTCCGTGGACCAGTACATGCATCCCTGGCACATGCCCTACAGCGCCGCCTTCGACGCCGTGCTGGTGGCCCAGAAGGATTATCTGCCGCTGTTCGCCACCGCGCCGACCGGCCGGCCGGCCCAGTGGCTGCCGCTTTTCTGCGATCCGGCCAGGGACGTGGACCCGGGAGGCGAACGCGACATCCCGGTGTCGTTTGTCGGCACCTTCGGCGGCGCGGCCAACCCCGGACGCAAGCCGTTTCTCGACGCCTTCAAGACCGCCGCGCCGCTTTTCTGCAAACAGGGCGCGTACGCCCCCGTCTTCGGACGCAGCCGGATCGTGCTCAACCAAAGCGCGGCCGGGGAGCTCAATTTCCGCCTGTTCGAGGCCATGGCCTGCGGCGCGGCCGTGCTCACCGAAGCGACCGGCAACGGCTTGGCCGAACTCTTCACTCCCGGCACCGACGTCCTGACCTACCCCCGTGGCGACGCCGTCCAGGCCGCCGCCACGGCCAAGGCCGCCCTGGCCGACCCGGCTGCCCTGGCCGCCCTGGCTCGGGCCGGCAAACGCCACGTGCTGGCCAACCATACCCTGGTGCAACGCGCCCGGCACATCATCGCCCTGGCCGAGGAACTGGCCGCCGCCGGCGCGCCGGCCAGACGGCTGGCCGCCATAAGCGCCGTGGACGGGGAACTGCGCAAGGCCTACGCCATGCTCGCCACCGACGAACATTTGCCGCTGCAGGTGCAGGTGCGGGAGATGTATCTGAAAATGGCGGGGGGATTGCGGTAG